From Bradyrhizobium sp. 4:
ACAGTGGCGAAGGACTGGAACGACATCATCTCGCTCAACCTCAACGGCGTCTTCAACATGACGCAGGCGTTCCTCAGCCCCTTGCGCGCAGCCAAGGGCCGCATCGTCAATATCGGCTCGATCCAGTCCTTCGTGCATCTGCGCACGCCGAGCTCGGCGGCCTACACCACCTCGAAGCACGGCGTGCTCGGCTTCACCAAGGCGCTCGCGGTCGAGCTCGGCAAGGAGGGCGTGCGCGTCAATGCGATCGGGCCGGGCTTCATCGAGACCAATATCAACGCCAATGTGCGCGCGACGAATCCGGCGCTGGTGCAGGCCTTCGTCGATCACACCCCGCTGGCGCGCACCGGCAAGCCCGAGGACATCGTGGGTCCCGCGATCTTCCTTGCGTCGGACATGTCGTCCTACGTCACGGGAACGATCGTAATGGTGGACGGCGGATACCGGACGGTGTGAGCGGGGTGATGCCCGCTCCGTAACGCAGGATATGCTCGCAGGAATATGCAATCCGTGCCAATCGCGGCGGTGCGGCGGCATTCCCAAGGTCAATTCGTGCGATCGCCTGCGGTTAACCTTTCGTTAACCAAACCCGCCCACCGTAGATCTACGGCTTGGGGGTCGTTTGTTCTCGATCCGCTTCCAAAGACGGAAGCGGGCGTTGATCGGGGAGTGTGTCGATGACCACTGTTCATGTCGCTGCGTCCGAACCGGGCGCGTATGTCCTTTCACCGAACCAGATCGTTCCGCTGCTGATCGGCGCCACCGTCGACGAGGTCGAGCGTGAGCTCGTGCTGCAGACGCTCGCGCGCTGCGACGGCAATCGCACGCGCGCCTCGCGCGTGCTCGGCCTCTCGGTGCGCACGCTGCGCAACAAGATCAGGCTCTATGCCGCGTCCGGCATCGAGGTGCCGGCCTATCACGACTAGCGCGCGACGTGCCGCCGATTGGTGTTGATCATGCGCAGGCGCGAGCCCGGGCGGAATTGCCGCTGTCGTCAAACGCCGCTAATTAGCTTGCTTCCGGTTAAGGGAGCAGCGGCGTGGCAGACGAACAAAAACGGCAGGGACCTCAGGGACCGCGCGGACGGCAGGGCGAACCGGGGCGGCCGGGACCGCAGGGTCATCCAGGCAAACGCGGGCCGGATGGCGCGCGCGGCAAGCCAGGACCTCAGGGCAAGCCGGGACCGATCGGGAAGCCCGGACCGCTGGGCAAGCCCGGTCCGCAAGGCAAGCAGGGCGAAGCCGGACCGCGCGGGGCGGCCGGTGCACCGGGACCTGTCGGACCGCAAGGGCCGGCGGGGCCGCAAGGCCCGGGCGGCGAGGCCGGGCCGCCCGGCCCATTGCCGTCGATCGAGCAGGTGCTGCCGTGGCTCGATCAGCTGTTCGACGCCTGGGACGAGCGCCGCCGGCAGCGCGAGCGTGAAGCCGCCGAGCGCGACGCGTTGGAAGCGGCCGTGCAGGAAACCGACGACGCACCCTTCGGCGATGAGGACGAGAGCAGCGAAGACGACAATCACAGGAAGAAGAAGAAAAAGAAGAAGCACGGCCACAAGGAGTGACGGACGAATCTATTTCGTCCCATTCTCGCGTCGTGGCAGCATGCCCATGCGCTCGAATTGCCAGCGCATGGCGCGGTACCAGAGATAGCCGACCGCTGCGCCGCACAAGGCCAGGATCACGACGTTCGCGCTCGAGAACGAGCCGCTCCACCACGTCATCCACGCGGTCCACAGCAGCGTGAAGACGATGGCACCTGCTTTCAGCGGAAGAAGAGGGCGGCTCATGGTCGTGCTCCCGGGTGTCAAAGGCCCGGCGAACATCATCGCGCGTTGAGACCGTTTTCACCGTGAGCCAGGTCACGGAACGGACGCGCGAGCCGCCTAACCGAACCGCAGCCGCGAACGTTCCTTGGCCTTTTCCGCCTCGACCTCACGGTCGCGTGCCGGGGCATGGGTGTGCAGCGACGTCAGAAGTTTTCGCGCAGCCTCCGAGACCTCCGCCACCGCACGGTCGAAGGCCGCCTCGTTGGCCTGCGACGGCTTGTTGAAGCCGGACAGTTTGCGAACGAACTGGAGCGCGCTGGCGTGGATCTCATCCTCCGTCGCCTCCGGCTCGAAGTTGAACAGCGTCTTGATGTTGCGGCACATGCAGTCTCTCCTGACCTTTCCCTCAAGGACGACCGGCGAAAACGAAATCCTACATCCTTCCGCACAGTTCTGCTAAGTTCCGCCGCAACGCGGCCGCCGACCAGAGCCGCACGGGGGAAATAGACATGAAAGCTTCCTGCGCGGCGCTGTCAGCCATCCTGTTGTCCGTCTCGTTGGCGGCCATCTCGACATCCGCATGGGCGGCCGATTATCCGGCGCCGAAACAGGGCGACTGGGTCGCCAGGGATTTCAAGTTCCACACTGGCGAGACCATGCCGGAGCTGAAGCTGCACTACACCACCGTGGGTGAGCCGAGCGGCCAGCCGGTCCTGGTGCTGCACGGCACCGGCGGCTCAGGCGCGAGCATGCTGTCGCCCGCCTTCGGCGGCGAGCTGTTCGGCGCGGGGCAGCCACTGGATGCCTCCAAATATTACATCATCATCCCCGACAATATCGGCCATGGCAAATCGTCAAAACCGTCCGACGGGATGAAGACGAGCTTCCCGAAATACGATTACGACGACATGGTCGAAGCTCAGTATCGCCTGGTGACGGAAGGGCTCGGGGTCAAGCATCTGCGGCTGGTCTTCGGCAATTCGATGGGCGGCATGCACACCTGGCTGTGGGGCGAGAAATATCCGAAGGCGATGGACGCGCTGATCCCGATGGCCTCGCAGCCGACCGAGATGGCGTCGCGCAACTGGATGCTGCGGCGGATCATGCTCGACACCATCCGCAGCGACCCCGACTACAACGGCGGCAATTACACCAGCCAGCCGCGCATGATGAAATACGCCATCACTGCCTACGGCATTGCAAGCATCGGTGGAACGCTGGCCTATCAATCGCAGGCGCCGACGGCGGCGAAGGCCGACAAGATCGTCGACGAGCGGCTGGCCATGCCGATCACGGCAGATGCCAACGACTTCGTCTACCAGTGGGAGTCCTCGCATGACTACAATGCCGGCGAGAAGCTGGGGGCCATCGAAGCGCCGCTGCTGCTGATCAATTCAGCCGACGACGAACGCAATCCGCCTGAGACCGGCATCACGGACGCTGCGATGACGCGGGTCAAGAACAGCAAACTGTATCTCATCCCGGCAAGCACCGAGACGCGCGGCCACGGCACCACCGGAAACGCCAAATTCTACAGCGAGCAGGTCGAGCAATTTCTGCAAGCCGCGCCGCAGCAAACGATCGAATCTGCGCGCCGCTGATTTTGCATCGCATCAACGGTCGTCTAGCCCGCATATTATTTGAGCATGCATTACGCTGACGGCTCGGGCTTAATTGCGTCGATGTCCGAATCGACGCGTGGGAAAATCGCGCGCCAACGGCACGACACGCGATGAGGAGGATCGCATGCACAGGCTCGCACTGTGCGTTTGGCTCGCGGCACTGACGGGCGCCGCGTTCGCGTTCGACAACGGGCAATATGATCACGTCCCGCCCGACATCCGCGCCTGGTTCAAGAGCGTGATCGCACCGAACGGCGTGCCCTGCTGTGATGTCTCCGACGGCCATCGCACGGAGTACGACGTGCGCAGCGGTGCCTATTGGGTGCCGATCGAGGGACAATGGATGGAGGTGCCCGAGCGCGCCATCATCCGCGACCGCGGCAATCCGGTGGGTCAGGCCGTTGTGTGGTACGTCCGTCACCGCGGCGCCGTCATCATTAGTTGCTTCGTGCCGGCCGATGCGGTGTAGCGCGCGATAGCGCCTCGGCGCCGCGCGTGCTAGTTCGGCCGATGGCTCCTGCGAACGACAGAACGCGCGCTGTGATGCGCTTTGTGCTGGCAGCGTTTTACATCGTGGCCGGCATCGCGCATCTGCGGGTCCCCGACAAGCTGCTTGCGATCACGCCGGCCTGGGTTCCGTTTGCAACACAGTTGATCCTCATCACTGGCGTTTGCGAGATCGCAGGAGCGGTTGCGCTGGTGACGAAGCCGCTGCGCTGGTGGGCAGGCGTTGCGCTCGCGCTCTATGCGCTTTGCGTGTGGCCGGCCAACATCAAGCATGCCCTGGAGGGCATCGACCTTCCACCCATCCCCAACAGCTGGCTCTATCACGGGCCGCGACTGGCGCTGCAGCCGGTGCTGATCTGGTGGGCTTTGTACTGCGCTGGCGTGATCGACTGGCCGTGGCGGCGCGACAAGGGGGATAGCGATCGCGCCGGGAGATGATATTCTCAGACATTCCACCAGGGAGACCTTCGTGACTGATCTTTGCGCCGAAGACCTCGCTACCATCTATGCCCAGCCGAGCCCGCGCGTGATCGCGAAAGCGCGCCCCGCGATCGATGCGCACGCGAAAAAATTCATTGAGATGTCGCCGTTTTGTGTGCTCGCGACGTCGGGAGCCGATGGCAGCGTCGATGCCTCACCACGCGGCGGCGGCGTTGGCTTCGTCCACATCGCCGGCCCCAACCAGCTGCTGATGCCTGATCGCTCCGGCAACAACCGGATCGACAGTTTTCGGAATGTGGTGGAGGGCTCGGGCTTCGTGCATCTGTTGTTCTTCGTCCCCGGCATCGACGAGACGCTGCGCGTCGGCGGTCGCGGCACGCTGTCGGCCGATCCGGACCTGCTCGCCTCAATGGTGGAATTTGGCAAGTCGCCGCGCGCGGTGCTGAACGTCGCCGTCAGCGAAGTCTATTTCCACTGCGGCAAGGCCCTGATGCGCTCGAAGCTGTGGTCATCCGAGAAGGTGCCGCGCTCGGTAATGCCGAGCATCGTCGAGGTGGTCCACGAGCAGACCGGCCTTGGTGAGCCGCAGAGCCAGGAGATCGTGGAAGAGCTCTACAAGACGCAGTTGTAGCTGGCGTCGTGGACTGTCGTCCCGGCCTGGCGCGCAATTGCGCATCAGACCGGCACGGAGTTTGTGGCAGCGCTAACGCGCCGAACTAGTGCCCCTCGCCCTCGAGCCCGCCAACGTGCTTCTGGGTATAGAGTTCGAGGCCGATGCGGCCGATCAGGTCGAGCTGGGTCTCGAGGAAGTCGATGTGGTGCTCCTCGTCGCTCATCAGTTTCTCGAACAGGTCGCGCGTGACGTAGTCCTTGACGCTGTGGCAGTAGGTCGCCGCTTCCTGGTAGAGCGCCCGCGCGCTCATCTCGGCGGCGAGATCGCACTCGATGATCTCCTTGACGTTCTGGCCGATACGCAAGGGATCGAGCACCTGCATGTTCGGGAAGCCGTCGAAGAACAGGATCCGCTCGGTGAGCTTGTCGGCGTGCTCCATCTCCTCGATGGACTCCTTGCGCCAGACCTTGGACATGTCCCGCAGGCCCCAATTGTCGAGGAAGCGGTAGTGCAGCCAGTACTGGTTGATCGCAGTCAGCTCGTGACGCAGTGCCTTGATAGTCGATAACTTTTGCGTCGCCCTGCATGGTTCACTCCAGCTCTTGCAGTCCAAATCGGCCGTAAACCGAATTTAGAACGCTTCTAAATGAGTTTGAGGACTGGGGCAACCGGCTACGGGGACGCAGCCGGGGAAAAGCTCAGCCAGGGTTGCGGAAGATTTCAGCAGGCCGCGAGGGCGAACTCGGCCGGCTGGGCCGTTTCGTCATTGGCAGCCACAGTGTGGTTGTGCGGGCAGCCGGAGCAGCAGGACGAGGCACAAGGGCCAAGCGCTTCGTCGATAATGGTCTTGATCGTCCGAGCGCAGCGGCCGCATTCGGCGCTACAGCCGAGACATCCATAGACCTGCTTGGCATGGCGCACGGCGTCGTCGGACTCGGCGACGGCGGCGCGGATGTCGTCATCGCTCAGCACGTTACAGGAACAAACGATCATGGAAGCGGCAGGCCCTTTTGGTGATGCGCCATCATCGATATTTAAGGGGCCGGCCGGATGCAAAAGGAAAAAGCGGAATTTGAAGCTATTCCAAACTAGCCCGGAAACAGCCTAGAACGGCTCTAAAATAGGGCCTTGCGCTGGATCAAGATTGCGGCGGATCTAGTCGCCTCCGCCGCCTCCACCATCGCCGCCGCCCCCGCAATCTCCGCCACTACTGCCGCCATCGCTGCTGGAACAGCTGCCGCCGTCGGTCGCGCTGCCGGAACTGTCGCTGGAAAACCAGCTCCCCAATGAGAAGCCGTCGCTCGTGCCCGCGGAAGTGTCGCCACCGCTATTGCCGCTGGCCCCGGCGCGGGAGCGCCGCTGGCCGCGGTTCTGGAGATGGGTGATCCAGCCGTAGCCGATTGCGACGACGATCCCGGCAGCGATCAATGCATTTATCATCGCGTTGCCCATCATCGCCCTCCCCTGGCAGAGCTGCGGTCCATGTTAATTGGTCGCCCCCGGCAAAGGTGCCGTTCATTGATCATTCAATCGAAGTATGGAACTTTACCCCCAAAGAGTTCCCGCGTGTTTTGCTTGAAAGGTCAGTCAATGAAGAAGTCGCTCCTGGCAATCGCTGCCGTCGCCGCTGTGGCCCTTAGCGCCGCTACACCAGCCCAGGCGCAACGCGGCGTTGCCGCGGGCGTGGCAGCCGGAATCATCGGGGGCGCCATTGTCGGTGGGGCGCTGGCCTCTCCGTACTATTACGGGCCCGGCCCTGGCCCCGGCTACGCATATGGTCCGGGATATAGCCCGGGCTACTATCCGCCGCGCTACTACGCGCCGGGCCCGGGCTACGTCGCCGACGACTATTACGGCAACGGCTGCGTCTGGCAGAAGCAGCGCTTCTGGGACGGTTATGCCTGGCGCGTCCGCCGCGCCAGAGTCTGTGGCTGAAGTCGCCCCAAGCCGGTTCATTCCAGATGCGCCGTTCATCTAGGGGCCTGAAAAAGACCGCTTTTTCTCGTCACAGCTCCGTGCGCGTTTACCGCAGATTGACCATTTGCGCGCTTCCTAGCTGCAAGGCCATTTCCATCAGAGTCTGCGTGAACCTTTGAACCCCGGGCGCTCCTAACAAGGAGCATCCATCTCTCAGGAGAGCCAAGAGTATGAAGAAGACTTTAGTTGCCGCCCTCACGGTTGCGACGATCGCCGGTTCGCTGGTGACCGCTACGCCATCCGCCCAGGCCCATGACGGCGTCGGCGTCGGCATCGCAGCCGGCCTGATCGGCGGCGCGATCGTCGGCGGCGCAATCGCATCGAGCCGTCCCGCCTATGGTGGACCGGTTTACGTGGCCGAGCCCGGCCCGCCGCCGCCGCCCTGCTACTGGCAGCGCCAGCGCTACTGGGACGGCTACGGCTGGACCGTCCGCCCGGTTCGCGTTTGCTACTGATCTGATCGCATGGCGCTCATGAGCGCCGCGATCGAAGCCCGGCCGAGCACCTCGGCCGGGCTTTTTTCTTTTGGCTGGCCCTGTGCCTACGGCGCCGCCTGGATCGAGCGCAGCACCTCTTCGCTCGGCCAGCAATCGACCTTGAGGCCTGCGGACTTCTGGTAGGCGCCGAGCGCAGCGCGCGTCTGCATGCCCGCCTTGCCGTCGATCTTGTCCTTGTAGAGCCCCGCGCGCGTGAGCCCGCGCTGCATCGCCTCGACATCTCTGGTTCGCAATTGCTTCGAGGCAGACCACGGCGTCGCGAACGGTTGCGGGCTCGTCATGCGGTCGGCGAGATGGCCGACGAACAGCACGTAGAGATCGGAGAAATTGTATTCCTTGATGACGAAGTAGTTCTTCGTGGTCAGGAAGGACGGGCCGTAGATGCCTTCGGGTTGCAGCAGCGAGGCCGGCTGGGCCTGCTCGGCGGCAGTGAGCTTTTGTCCACGCACCGGCACAAAGCCTTCGCGCAGCCACTGTCCGATCGGCTTCGTCACCTCGGGCACGCCGGCGGTGCAATCGACCTTGGCCGGTGCCTGCACCTCGTAAGCCCAGCGCACGCCGCTCTGCCAGCCCTTGTTGACGAGCTGCTGCGCGGCGGAGGCCAGCGCATCCGGCACCGAATGCCAGATGTCGATGCGGCCGTCGCGGTCGAAATCGACGCCGTGCTTGTAATATTCGGACGGCAGGAATTGCGTGAGCCCGGTCGCGCCGGCCCAGGACGAGCGCATGTCCTTGCGTGTCACCACGCCGTCACCGAGAATTTTCAGCGAGAGGATGAACTCGTTGCGATAGGTGTCCTTGCGACGGCCGACATAGGCCTGCGTCGCCAGCACGCGCACGAGATCGTAAGGCAGTGTGTAGCGGCCATAGTCGGTCTCGCGGCCCCAGATCGCCAGCATGACGGTGGCCGGCACGCCCGAGCTCTTCTCGATCTCGGTCAGGGCCGGACGATATTTTTGCAGCAGCCGCTGCCCCTCGCCCGCAAGCCGCGCGATCGAGGCTTCCCTGACATAGTCCGCCGGCACCTGCACGAACTCGGCCTGCGACGGCGCCCCGGTCGCGGGCCGCCCCGGCAGGATCAGATCCGGCAGCTTGTAATCCGGCTCGAGGCCGCGCGTTTCTCGTTCGAACGTCGCGCGCGATACGCCAGCGGCCTCCGCCTCCGGCCACAGCGAGGCGATGAACTGCGTGAAGGCGGCATCAGCGGCGCGGGCGGGCGACAGGCCGCAGGTGATAGCGATCACCGCAGCTATGAGCACCCGCCGCATCATGCCGAGATCACCGCGTCAGCTTCTTGTACTTCACGCGATGCGGAATGATGCTGTCCTGGCCGAGCCGGCGCATCTTGTCCTTCTCGTAGTCCTGGAAGTTGCCCTCGAACCATTCGACATGGCTGTCGCCTTCGAAGGCCAGGATGTGGGTCGCGATGCGGTCGAGGAACCAGCGATCATGGCTGATGATGACGGCGCACCCGGCGAAATCCTCCAGCGCCTCTTCGAGCGCACGCAGCGTGTCGACGTCGAGGTCGTTGGTCGGCTCGTCGAGCAGCAGCACGTTGGCGCCGGATTTCAGCATTTTCGCAAGGTGCACGCGGTTGCGTTCACCGCCGGAGAGCGCGCCGACTTTCTTCTGCTGGTCGGCGCCCTTGAAGTTGAACGACGAACAATAGCCGCGTGAATTGACTTCTCTCTTGCCGAGCAGGATCAGCTCGTTGCCGCCGGAGATCTCCTCCCACACGTTCTTGCTGCCATCGAGCGCGTCGCGCGACTGGTCGACGTAACCGAGATGAACGCTCTCGCCGACCGTGATGGTGCCCTTGTCCGGCTGTTCCTGCTTGGTGATCATCCTGAACAGCGTGGTCTTGCCGGCGCCGTTGGCGCCGATCACGCCGACGATACCGCCGGGCGGCAGCTTGAAAGTGAGATCGTCGATCAGCATGCGATCGCCGAAACCTTTGCTGAGCCCTTCGAAGTCGACCACGTTCTGACCTAGGCGCTCGGCCACCGGAATCGTGATCTGCGCGGTCTGTGTCTGCTTTTCGCTCGCCTGCTTCAGGAGCTCGTCATAGCGCTGATAACGCGCCTTGGATTTGGCCTGGCGGGCTTTCGGCGAGGACGCGATCCATTCCTGCTCGCGGGCGAGCGTCTTCTGATGCGCAGCGTCCTCGCGGCCCTCCTGCTCGAGCCGCTTCTGTTTCTGCTGCAGCCAGGACGAGTAATTGCCCTCGTAGGGAATGCCCTTGCCGCGATCGAGCTCGAGAATCCAGCTCGTGACGTTGTCGAGGAAGTAGCGGTCATGGGTGACGATCAGGATCGCGCCGGGATAGTTGCGCAGATGGCCTTCCAGCCACGACACCGATTCCGCGTCGAGATGGTTGGTCGGTTCGTCCAGCAGCAACAACTCAGGCTGGTCGAGCAGCAGCTTGCACAGCGCGACGCGGCGGCGCTCACCGCCGGAGAGTTTCGACACGTCGGCATCGTCGGGCGGACAGCGCAGCGCGTCCATGGCCTGGTCGACCTTGCTGTCGAGATCCCAGAGGCCCTGGGCCTCGATCTCGTCCTGCAGCTTGGTCATCTCGTCGGCGGTCTCCTCGGAGTAGTTCATCGCCAGCTCGTTGTAGCGATCGAGGATGGCCTTCTGTTTGGCGACGCCCAGCATGACGTTCTCGCGCACGCTGAGTGCCGGATCGAGATGCGGCTCCTGCTCGAGATAGCCGACGCGGGCGCCCTGGGCGACCCAGGCCTCGCCGTTGTACTCCTTGTCGAGGCCGGCCATGATCTTGAGCAGCGTCGACTTGCCCGAGCCGTTGACACCGAGCACGCCGATCTTGGCGTCCGGGTAGAAGCTCAGATGGATGTTATCGAGCACCTTCCGGGTCGGGTAGCTCTTGGTCAGGCCCTGCATGAAATAGATGAACTGGCGCGCCATCGGTCCCGAAAACCTTCGATTTGAGGAAATTTGCTTGCCGCCGATGTAGCGATCCCGCCCCCAAAGGGCAATGTTTTCCCTCCGTTCACCACGGATGAATACGGGACGGACACCATCCCGCCGCTGATCCGGACAATTGAAACCATCTTTTAATAAATCAGGCCAAAGCTCGTTTTCGCGCGGAAACAGCGCCACCCGCTCAGAATGAACGGGAGCATAGCGAGACAGCGTCATGGCCATGATCGAGACCCATTCCCTTCCCGTTCCGGCGGAAGCCGGCAGCGCCGCCGCATTTGCCTCGGAGATCAAGGGCTTCTGGAAGCGCTTCTTCGCCCCCGCTTTCAATCCCTACCGGCCCGAACTGCACTACATGCGCGGCCCCGGCCCCGCCTGGCGTGCCAAGCACGGCATGAATGCGCCGTTCCGGCTCAAGCCCCGCGACCTCTGAGCCTTTATCAGCTGTCGGATTTTTGAAGACGCGAACGGCTTGCGCACGGTCCTGATTGCGCGCAACCATGGCCTGGTTCCACCTCTCGCCATGGAAGAACGCTGATGACGCGGCTGCGCTGTGCAATTCTGGACGACTATTTCAACCTCGCCCTCGACGTCGCCGATTGGCAAAGCCTGTCCGACCGGATCGACGTCACCGTGTTCAGCCACCCCTTCGCCTCCGAGCAGGCCGCGGCGAGCGCGCTGGCCGATTTCGAGATCGTCTGTGCGATGCGCGAGCGCACCGCGTTCCCGAAGAGCCTGTTCGAAAGCCTGCCGAAGCTGAAGCTGCTGCTGACATCAGGCATGCGCAACGCCTCGATCGACATGGAGGCCGCCAAGGCGCGCGGCATCACGATCGGCGGCACGCAATATTCGCGCGATCCGACTGCGCCCCTCACCATGGGCTTGATCCTGGAACTGACCCGCGGCATCGGCCGCGAGAACGCACGCATGCATGCGGGCGAGCCTTGGCAGGCCTTTGCCGGCGTCGAGATCGAGGGATTGACGCTCGGCGTCGTCGGGCTCGGCAAGCTCGGCAGCAAGATGGCTGATATCGCGAAGGCGTTCGGCATGAACGTGATCGCCTGGAGCCCGAACCTGACCCCGGAGAAGTGCAAGGACGCCGGCGTCGGCTACGCCACCAAGGAGGAGCTGTTCTCCAAGGCCGATATCGTCAGCATCCATGTGGTGTTGAGCGAGCGCTCGCGCGGGCTGGTCGGGGCTGCCGATCTCGCGCGGATGAAGCCGACGGCCTTCGTCGTCAACACCGCGCGCGGGCCGATCGTGGACGAGCAGGCGCTGCTCGAGGCGTTGCAGCAGAAGAGGATTGCAGGCGCCGGCATCGACGTGTTCTCGGTCGAGCCGCTGCCGACGGACCATCCCTTCCGCAAGCTCGACAACCTCGTGCTGACGCCGCATCTCGGCTACGCCACCGAGGACGGCTTGCGCATCCATTACGGCCAGATGGTCGAGGCGATCGACGCCTTCACCAAGGGCAGCGGGCTGCCGCGGAAGCTGGCCTGAAGCCTCAGGCCGCCGTGCGGTGGCCGGCGGGCTGCCGCGCTGCATCGGCAAAGCTGTGGCGCCAGGAGGCATGCGCCGGCAGCCAGCCGAGCTCGCGCTTGACCTTGGCGTTGGATGCTCCGCGCACCTCCGTCATCATCGCAACAATGTGCTCGCCCGCAAGCAGGCGGCCGAGCCAGGCGGGGATGTGACGCGGCGGCTTGGCACCAAGGAGTTCGGCCAGCGCGGGCAACCAATCCTTCACCTGCGCCGGATGATCGTCGACGATATTGTAGATGCTGCCGGCGCGTCCGCGTTCAAGCGCGGCGAGCGTGGCAGAGGCGGCATCTTCGGTGTGAATGAACGACCACGTGCCGCCGCCATCGCCGATCACCGGCACACGCCGGTGGCGCAGCTGGTCGATCATCGCCGGCGAGAGCGTGCCCGTACCTGGTCCATAGAAGAATCCATAGCGCAGCACGATGCCCTCCGGTTTCGTTGAAGCGGTGACGCTTCGCTCCAGATAACGGATTGCCTCAAGCGTGCGTCGCAGCTCTCGCGGCGGATTCGAGTCCAGCTCATCGGTCTCGGTCTTCACCGTTCCCCCGGCGCGACTGAAGGTCCAGCCGCAGAAGCTTTGCGCGATGAAGCGCCTGGCGCCCGCCTCGCGTGCGGCATTCAGCAGAATGTCGGTTCCGCGGGTGCGGAGCTCGTTGGTTCGCGCGAAAGCCCGATCGAAATGGCGGAGGTCCGTGGCGGCCGCGAGATCTGTCATCTGGTGGATGACGGCGTCGGGCTTTGCCGCAATCACCGGAGCGCGCATGCTGTCGGCATCGAGGCCGTCGGCCACGACCGGCTCCGCACCCAATCGCCGCACAAGGTCTGTTTTTGCCGCACTCCGTGTCGTGCCGATCACGGAATGACCCGCGGCGACAAACGCCGGAACAAGATACTGACCGACCGCGCCGGTCGCGCCCGCAACAAAGATGCGCATCCTGTGCTCCTCAATTCGTTGCAATCCTCCCGGACGTAATCGAGGTGCGGAGCCGTTCAAGCAAGGCATGCGCATACGCAAGCGAGACATGCTCGCATGCGCCAAATGATGACGGCGCGTGACCGAAGGCCACGCGCCGTCATCAGATCAATTCTTGCTAGATCAATTCTTGCGAGGCCAGTTCAGCGCACGGTGAC
This genomic window contains:
- a CDS encoding D-2-hydroxyacid dehydrogenase family protein, which gives rise to MTRLRCAILDDYFNLALDVADWQSLSDRIDVTVFSHPFASEQAAASALADFEIVCAMRERTAFPKSLFESLPKLKLLLTSGMRNASIDMEAAKARGITIGGTQYSRDPTAPLTMGLILELTRGIGRENARMHAGEPWQAFAGVEIEGLTLGVVGLGKLGSKMADIAKAFGMNVIAWSPNLTPEKCKDAGVGYATKEELFSKADIVSIHVVLSERSRGLVGAADLARMKPTAFVVNTARGPIVDEQALLEALQQKRIAGAGIDVFSVEPLPTDHPFRKLDNLVLTPHLGYATEDGLRIHYGQMVEAIDAFTKGSGLPRKLA
- a CDS encoding NAD-dependent epimerase/dehydratase family protein, coding for MRIFVAGATGAVGQYLVPAFVAAGHSVIGTTRSAAKTDLVRRLGAEPVVADGLDADSMRAPVIAAKPDAVIHQMTDLAAATDLRHFDRAFARTNELRTRGTDILLNAAREAGARRFIAQSFCGWTFSRAGGTVKTETDELDSNPPRELRRTLEAIRYLERSVTASTKPEGIVLRYGFFYGPGTGTLSPAMIDQLRHRRVPVIGDGGGTWSFIHTEDAASATLAALERGRAGSIYNIVDDHPAQVKDWLPALAELLGAKPPRHIPAWLGRLLAGEHIVAMMTEVRGASNAKVKRELGWLPAHASWRHSFADAARQPAGHRTAA